Within the Bacteroidota bacterium genome, the region CCATAGGATTGAACTCGCAAACTCAGTTTTTGTCCGTCACCAGAAGGCACCGGGTGCCATGCATCCTTATGAAAAAAGTTACGGAGAGAAAAATTATTGAAAGAAACTCCCAATGTGCCAATAATTCTGCCGTATCCCCATCCTCCTGAAAGTTCGATCTGATCTGCAGATGTTTCTTCTACTGAATAAATGATATCAACAGTACCACTGACGGGATCCGGGATTACATCAGGGGTGATCGTCTCAGGATTAAAATACCTCAGGGTACCCAGTTCCCTGATAGTACGTATAATATCGGAACGGCTGAACAATTGTCCCGGACGTGTCCGCACTTCCCTGATAATTACATGATCATTGGTACGGGTATTCCCTTTTATCTGCACTTTGTTTATGGTAGCCTGCTTTCCTTCTCGCATCCTGATCTCAATGTCTATTGAGTCGTTCTCTACCAAAACTTCCACCGGTTCCGCAGCGAAAAAAAGATACCCGTCATCAAGGTATAAAGAACTGACATCCAATCCCGACTGGTTGAATGAAAGATTAGTTTCCAAAACTTCCCGGTTATATACATCACCCTTTTTTATCCTGAGGATTTGGTTTAATTGTTCACTGGTATACTTCGTATTACCAATCCACGTGATGTTTCTGAAATAGTATTTTCGTCCTTCGCTGATGTAAATATCTATACTGATAGTATTTTCATCGTGTCTGTAAACCGAATCCTTAACAATTTCTGCATCCCTATACCCCAGTGAATTGTACTTTGCAATGAGTTTTTGCTTATCCTCTTCATAACTATTCTCAATGAATTTCGAATTTTTAAATATCCTTAATCTCAGGTTTTCACCTGTATAAACCTGGATATCATTGATCATACTAAAAATATCAACGCGGAATGCATCTTTTGCAAGCTTAAGGAAAAGTTTTTCAACATCATTTAATGGGTTGAACAGTCCCTTTTCTTTGGTTTCCTTAAAAACTCTCTTAATCTGTTCTTTGGAAATATTTTCGTTGCCATAAATATTGATCTCATAGATTTTTATCCGGTCGTTCTTATCGATATCAATTTCCAGAATGACATTATTGGCACGGGTTGTATCAGGAATTTGAATTATATCAACTTCAGCATTTAGAAAGCCTTTATCGCTGTAATAATCTTTAATAACATTGCCAACACGCATCAGCATGTTATCCGTTACAACATCTCCCCGGGTAATGCGCAGGTCATCCCTGAGATTATCGGCTTCGGCCTTTTTAATGCCTTTAAAGGAAAACTTCGACATACGTGGACGTTCCTTAAGGTATATATCGAGAAAAATCAGTTTACCCTCAGTCTTGGTTACGGTAATCTTTATATCCTCGAACAATCCCTGATCCCATAGTTTTTTTATTGCTTTTGAAATTTCTTCTCCCGGGACTTTGATTTTATCTCCAACGGCAAGACCTGACAGCAAAACCAGCACATTCTGGTCAAGATACTGGACTCCGGAGACAGTAATACCTCCGATTTCATATTCCATGGGCAGGGAATAATCCACTACATTTTCGTTGCCTCCTATTGAAATTTGGCCGTAAACCGGGTTTCCTGCAATAAAGACCAACAGTACCACCGATAGGGGGAAAAAGAAAAAAATATGATGCAGCCTTGCTTTGCGAAAACCTTTTTTTCTCTCCATTATAAACTTTCAACTTTAATTTGTTCACTGATCTTGCCAAACCTTCTTTCACGGGTCTGATAATTTATAATGGCTTCATAAAGGTTTTCCTTTCTGAAATCCGGCCATAAGACATCGGTAAAATACAATTCGGAATAAGCAATCTGCCATAACAGGAAATTGCTGATGCGCTGTTCGCCACTTGTACGGATTAACAGTTCAGGGTCAGGCAAATGCTGTGTTTCAAGATATTTCGAAATCAGTTGTGCATCAACATCAGCTGGTTCCAGTCCATGGGATTTTACATCACCGGCAATCTTTCTAACAGCTTCAGTAATTTCCCAGCGGGAACTATAGCTGAGAGCCAGGGTCAGGGTCATCCGGTCATTCCGGCTGGTATCTTCGATAGCACGCATCAGGCTTTTGTGAATGCTATCGGGCAGAGAACTTACATTGCCGATAGCATTAAGGCGGATTCTGTTTTTGTTCAGAGTTTCCGTTTCTTTGTTTATGGTCTGAAGCAGAAGGTGCATTAAGGCATCTACTTCATATTTGGGACGCGACCAATTCTCCGTTGAGAAAGCATATAAGGTAAGGTAAGGTATACCCAGTTCTGCAGCAGCTTCAGACGTTTCCCGAACAGACTTTACACCGTTCTTATGCCCAAATGTTCGGGGCTTGCCCCGCATTTTAGCCCATCGTCCGTTTCCATCCATTATGATGGCTACATGATTCGGCAAATGCTGCAAATCGACTTTTTCTTTAAGACTCATGCTTTCTTCCATACATGGGCACCAAAAGTACCACTTTTTCCTGATCAATACTTCCGCCTTGTGCCAAAATCGTTACAGCGGTAGTTTCTGAAAAGGTTAAATTTATATGTTATACTTATTCCTGTAAAATTATACCAGTCTTTGGTCTGAGGATCACCCCGTTCCATTCCGGGCTGATGGTTAAAGGTCGGATCAGAAAGGACTTCAGCCGGATTGTTACGATCAATGCTTTCACCACTAAGGTAATAGGTCTTACTTACATCATCAAGGTAATCGGTGAAAGTTTTTCGCAGTCCCCATTCAAATGAAAGACCCAGCCTTTCATTTAAGCTATACTTGAATCCGAAACCAAAAGGGAATGCAAAACCGAAAGTATTATAGGGTTTTCTACCATCGTATCCAACATTTTGGCCTTCTGTTCCAGCCCCACGAAGATCAACACCATCAGCTTGTGGATTAAACATAAAAAAAGAAACACCAGCAAATATATAGGGTGTGATCCTATCCCGTGTACTACCGGTAACATATTCAAAAAAATTAAATTCTACTACCGTAGAAATATCGGTAAGATTTGATTCAAAACTGAGTTGGCGTAAAGTATTGGCTTTTGTCACTGCATCATCGGCTTTGATTTTACCACGATACACACTTGCTTTAACTGCCCACCTGTCTGTATGATTATACCTGAGCATAGCTCCGTAAGCAAAATCGGTTTGTAGAAAATGTTTTACGGGATTCAGGTCTCCCAAATAATAGGATCCACCGCCAAACAATCCGGCTTCAAAACTTTGCTGGCCTGTTCCTGTGACAGCTATGAATAGCAATGAAATTAATAAACCTGTATTTCTGAACATATAATATATTTTCGTAAAGCCTTTAATTTCTGATATCAAGGCCCCATTTCAGTTTATCTCTTATGGCAGAAAAAAAAGTTTTATCGGCAATCTGCACCAGATTAACCTTAAAATCTTCTTTTTCAACCACCAACTCATACTCCGAATCTATGATCCTGGTCCGGGAATCAAGGCTGACCAGGAAATTGCGGTCCCTTCCTTCTATCCTGATCCTGATTTTACTTTTGTCGGATATAACGATAGGCCTGATTGTTAAATTGTGCGCTGCAATGGGTGTTATAACAAAATTCTCAGAACCGGGGGTAAGGATCGGGCCTCCACTGCTTAATGAATAAGCGGTAGATCCGGTGGGAGTTGCAACAATCAGTCCATCAGCCCAGTATGAGTTTAAGTAAAGATCATCAACATAAACGTGGGTAACAACCAGATGATTGCTGTCTTTTCTGGTGATAACCAAATCGTTGAGGGCATAATTAAAGTCACCAAACAACGAATTTCGGGTATTGACTTTCAATAAGGTACGCTTGTCCAGCCGGTATTTCCCCTCAAACAGCTTATCAATTGCCATGAGGGTCTCTTCCTTTGAAATACTCGACAGGTAACCCAACCTTCCAAGGTTGATGCCCAATACCGGAATACCGGAATCACGGATAAATGCAATTGTGTCAAGAAGGGTTCCATCACCACCTATTGAAAACAAAAAATCCGCTTTACCTGCCAAATCCTGATGGTTTGTAAAAAAATCCGGCTTTTCGGGTAGTTCAATCTTGTTAATAAGCATTTCATAATAAGGCTTATAAAAGATCAAATTCGTACCAGATTCCCCCAGTTTACGAAAAAGTTGCCGGAGATATATTTCATCCGCTTCAGCTTCCGTCCT harbors:
- a CDS encoding NAD kinase — its product is MNIAIFGRTEAEADEIYLRQLFRKLGESGTNLIFYKPYYEMLINKIELPEKPDFFTNHQDLAGKADFLFSIGGDGTLLDTIAFIRDSGIPVLGINLGRLGYLSSISKEETLMAIDKLFEGKYRLDKRTLLKVNTRNSLFGDFNYALNDLVITRKDSNHLVVTHVYVDDLYLNSYWADGLIVATPTGSTAYSLSSGGPILTPGSENFVITPIAAHNLTIRPIVISDKSKIRIRIEGRDRNFLVSLDSRTRIIDSEYELVVEKEDFKVNLVQIADKTFFSAIRDKLKWGLDIRN
- a CDS encoding outer membrane protein assembly factor BamA, which encodes MERKKGFRKARLHHIFFFFPLSVVLLVFIAGNPVYGQISIGGNENVVDYSLPMEYEIGGITVSGVQYLDQNVLVLLSGLAVGDKIKVPGEEISKAIKKLWDQGLFEDIKITVTKTEGKLIFLDIYLKERPRMSKFSFKGIKKAEADNLRDDLRITRGDVVTDNMLMRVGNVIKDYYSDKGFLNAEVDIIQIPDTTRANNVILEIDIDKNDRIKIYEINIYGNENISKEQIKRVFKETKEKGLFNPLNDVEKLFLKLAKDAFRVDIFSMINDIQVYTGENLRLRIFKNSKFIENSYEEDKQKLIAKYNSLGYRDAEIVKDSVYRHDENTISIDIYISEGRKYYFRNITWIGNTKYTSEQLNQILRIKKGDVYNREVLETNLSFNQSGLDVSSLYLDDGYLFFAAEPVEVLVENDSIDIEIRMREGKQATINKVQIKGNTRTNDHVIIREVRTRPGQLFSRSDIIRTIRELGTLRYFNPETITPDVIPDPVSGTVDIIYSVEETSADQIELSGGWGYGRIIGTLGVSFNNFSLRNFFHKDAWHPVPSGDGQKLSLRVQSYGRGYISYSVAFTEPWLGGRKPNAFSVSYYYSLYNNGLSRKNPLYSSFKINGLSFGLGKRLTWPDDFFTLFQGINFQRYDLNNWTQLITGGSGTGFYNNFNYNIVLGRNSLTPNPLYPRGGSDISLSLELTPPYSWFSNKDYTEMTPNEKYRWIEYHKWKIKASFFTELADKLVLHTRAKFGFLGTYNHDIGVTPFERFYLGGDGLSGYNQLDGREIIGMRGYDSPGLISPDRAAYAGIGGTVYAKYTLELRYPLSLNPTATIYVMGFLEAGNNWVYFEDFNPFDVYRSAGFGVRIFLPMFGELGLDWGYGFDQPYNLGVKAGGNFHFSINQSID
- a CDS encoding isoprenyl transferase, which translates into the protein MSLKEKVDLQHLPNHVAIIMDGNGRWAKMRGKPRTFGHKNGVKSVRETSEAAAELGIPYLTLYAFSTENWSRPKYEVDALMHLLLQTINKETETLNKNRIRLNAIGNVSSLPDSIHKSLMRAIEDTSRNDRMTLTLALSYSSRWEITEAVRKIAGDVKSHGLEPADVDAQLISKYLETQHLPDPELLIRTSGEQRISNFLLWQIAYSELYFTDVLWPDFRKENLYEAIINYQTRERRFGKISEQIKVESL